The following are encoded together in the Pedobacter steynii genome:
- a CDS encoding glycosyltransferase, which translates to MSGLKLVFVIYTLQKGGAERVLSTLSNSFSERSYKVVIVCMNDAEQGYPLADGIRVIPLLKRKHKEHIFRRLIYGMQTYLRLLLVLFRERPYCVISFMTSANLWTGLSCGLLRIPYIVSERTTPDHTINRFNFFFKWMSYFVYSGSKAVVVPAKGIENCLKNNGLFNRLNNYSIIRNPVYVFKSDQHVIVHRRKFILGVGRLSYEKGFDLLIDAFSKLRIKNIDLIIVGQGQERQNLAAQINRLNLQDRVMLAGAKDDLQDYYNQAELFVLPSRNEGYPNALIEAMSNGCPCVAVDCEFGPAEIIEDGQNGILVPKDNVPALTKAMFNVLFDLNLKRKLRNEARQISQTNSLKVISDKWEELIQRP; encoded by the coding sequence ATGTCCGGATTAAAATTGGTTTTTGTTATCTATACCCTTCAGAAAGGAGGTGCTGAACGGGTACTTTCGACTTTGAGCAACAGCTTTAGCGAAAGGTCATACAAGGTGGTTATTGTTTGCATGAACGATGCAGAACAAGGTTATCCGCTGGCCGATGGAATCAGGGTCATTCCTCTTTTGAAAAGAAAACATAAAGAGCATATTTTCAGAAGACTGATCTATGGAATGCAGACCTATCTGCGCTTGCTCCTGGTTTTGTTCAGAGAGCGGCCTTACTGTGTGATTTCCTTTATGACCAGTGCAAACCTATGGACAGGGTTGAGCTGCGGTTTATTGAGAATCCCTTATATCGTATCGGAAAGAACAACCCCGGACCATACGATTAACCGCTTTAATTTTTTCTTCAAATGGATGTCTTACTTCGTTTACAGTGGCTCAAAAGCAGTAGTGGTACCGGCTAAAGGCATTGAAAATTGTTTAAAAAACAATGGTCTGTTTAACCGGCTCAACAATTACAGCATCATCAGAAATCCGGTCTATGTTTTCAAATCAGATCAGCATGTAATCGTACATCGCCGGAAATTTATTCTGGGGGTCGGCCGACTTTCTTATGAGAAAGGATTTGATCTTTTGATTGATGCCTTTAGTAAATTAAGAATTAAAAATATTGACCTGATCATCGTTGGTCAGGGGCAGGAAAGACAAAACCTGGCGGCACAGATCAACAGGCTGAACTTGCAGGACCGGGTGATGCTGGCGGGAGCTAAAGACGACCTGCAGGATTACTATAACCAGGCAGAGCTGTTCGTTCTGCCGTCCAGAAATGAAGGTTATCCAAATGCATTGATTGAAGCTATGAGCAATGGATGCCCTTGTGTTGCGGTAGACTGCGAATTTGGGCCAGCAGAGATCATTGAAGACGGGCAAAACGGGATTCTCGTTCCTAAAGACAATGTTCCTGCCCTTACAAAAGCCATGTTCAATGTGCTGTTCGACCTGAACCTGAAAAGAAAATTACGAAATGAAGCCAGACAGATCAGTCAGACGAATTCCCTGAAAGTTATTTCTGATAAATGGGAAGAGCTGATCCAACGTCCCTAA
- a CDS encoding sugar transferase — protein MDAKRLFDIFFSLTGLLILMPVFFVVAVLLKRESKGPVFYKQIRVGLNQRCFQLIKFRTMCPDADKMGLLTIGDHDARITRLGCWLRKHKVDELPQLLNILKGEMSFVGPRPEVPKYVEMYDASQQRVLTVKPGITDWASIKYIDESSLLATADDPESFYIHKVIPSKISQNLEYIDHHNLWIDCKIISHTLKSILLK, from the coding sequence ATGGATGCGAAAAGACTATTCGATATATTTTTCTCCCTGACAGGGCTCTTAATTCTGATGCCGGTATTTTTTGTAGTGGCTGTTCTGCTGAAAAGAGAAAGTAAGGGACCTGTATTTTATAAGCAGATCAGGGTTGGCCTGAACCAGCGGTGTTTTCAATTGATCAAGTTCAGGACAATGTGTCCGGATGCGGATAAAATGGGATTGCTGACTATCGGAGATCATGATGCCAGGATCACCAGGCTCGGGTGCTGGTTAAGGAAGCATAAAGTAGATGAGCTTCCTCAGTTGCTGAATATCCTGAAAGGGGAGATGAGCTTTGTGGGACCAAGACCGGAAGTGCCCAAGTATGTGGAAATGTATGATGCCAGTCAGCAGCGGGTGCTGACCGTAAAACCAGGGATCACCGACTGGGCTTCCATCAAATACATTGACGAAAGCAGTTTACTCGCAACAGCAGATGATCCGGAAAGCTTTTATATCCATAAGGTAATCCCTTCCAAAATTAGTCAGAACCTGGAATATATTGATCACCATAACCTCTGGATTGACTGTAAGATCATTTCTCATACTTTGAAGAGCATCCTGCTGAAATGA
- a CDS encoding DegT/DnrJ/EryC1/StrS family aminotransferase, translated as MNIPFSPPFIDQQVIDEVLDTLHSNWITSGPKVKALESEVISLTGLKAAVCVNSWTSGAIMMLNWFGVGPGDEVIVPAYTYCATALCVLHCGATPVMVDILDDFTMDPEMVRKMINAKTKAIIAVDIAGLPCRYEELNALIREPEIKVQFVSATAIQAGLGRILLICDAAHSIGAVYNGKPAAQQSDITIFSFHAVKNITTAEGGCICLNLPEPFDNQEEYAFLKLFSMNGQNKDAFAKSKGANWRYDILFKGFKMNMPDICAAIGLAQIRQYVNSLLPLRKVISMRYCDAFRPCDWFIEPVMKEDNREASYHLFPLRIKGITEAQRDRVIDELVVRGINVNVHFIPMPMLTYFKSLGYAMANFPNSYKQYAAEISLPIYPQLSDAELHYITDAVIECVQLVKEINKLVKVAS; from the coding sequence ATGAATATTCCATTTTCTCCGCCATTCATTGATCAGCAGGTGATCGATGAGGTATTGGATACGCTCCATTCCAATTGGATCACATCGGGCCCGAAAGTCAAAGCGCTGGAGTCCGAAGTGATCAGTCTGACCGGCCTGAAGGCTGCAGTTTGTGTCAACTCATGGACGTCGGGGGCCATTATGATGCTCAATTGGTTTGGCGTCGGGCCTGGAGATGAGGTCATTGTACCTGCTTATACTTACTGTGCCACTGCTTTATGTGTGTTACACTGTGGCGCAACACCGGTTATGGTGGATATTCTGGATGATTTTACCATGGATCCTGAAATGGTCAGAAAAATGATCAATGCAAAAACGAAAGCAATTATTGCGGTAGATATTGCCGGTTTGCCATGCCGTTATGAGGAGTTGAATGCGCTGATCAGGGAACCTGAAATTAAGGTGCAGTTTGTTTCTGCAACAGCGATACAGGCGGGCTTGGGAAGAATCCTGCTCATCTGCGATGCGGCACATTCCATCGGTGCGGTGTATAATGGAAAGCCGGCTGCACAACAATCCGATATAACGATATTCTCTTTCCATGCGGTAAAGAACATTACTACGGCAGAGGGTGGTTGTATCTGTCTTAACCTGCCGGAGCCATTTGACAATCAGGAAGAATATGCCTTTTTGAAATTGTTCTCCATGAATGGCCAGAATAAAGATGCCTTTGCCAAGTCGAAAGGAGCAAACTGGAGGTACGATATTTTATTTAAAGGATTTAAAATGAATATGCCGGATATCTGTGCGGCAATCGGACTGGCCCAGATCAGGCAATATGTGAACAGTTTACTGCCACTTCGTAAAGTTATTTCTATGAGGTATTGTGATGCATTCAGGCCGTGCGACTGGTTTATAGAACCGGTTATGAAGGAGGACAACAGAGAGGCTTCGTACCACTTGTTTCCACTACGCATTAAAGGAATCACCGAAGCACAACGGGACCGGGTGATTGATGAACTGGTGGTTAGGGGCATCAATGTGAATGTGCATTTTATTCCCATGCCCATGTTAACGTATTTTAAAAGCCTGGGGTATGCCATGGCAAATTTTCCCAATAGCTACAAGCAATATGCAGCTGAAATTTCATTGCCGATCTATCCCCAGCTTTCTGATGCTGAGCTGCATTATATTACAGATGCGGTGATTGAATGTGTTCAGCTGGTAAAAGAGATAAACAAATTAGTAAAGGTGGCATCTTAA